Within the Atribacterota bacterium genome, the region TCCAGATCAATTTGAATTAGGTGCCTCCTTTTTATTTCTTTTTTTAAACGGATTATCCAGAAGAAAGAAACTATCATAATTCCTGCCAGGATTGATCCGATAATTAAAATGGCTCGCCAGATTGGACCATAGTCAATCTCTGCCTTAAATTCAATCCAATTATCGGTAATGGCAATTTTCTCTTCTTCAGTTATACTGTTTAGTGTTTTATCTATAATGCTGACCAGCTCCGGCCAGTCCTGCCGAACAGCAAAATACAATGCCTGTTCTTTTTCTGCCTCAAATGCAATGAACTTCAAATTAGTTAGAGCGTTTGTACGAACCAGATAATCGGTAGTAGCAAGATTCCCTACAAAAACTCTTTCCGTCCCACTGACAACTGAAGCAAGGGCGGCTTCTACACTATCATACAAGCTTAAATTTATATTCGGATAAGATAATAGATAGCTATGATGGGAACTATTTCTCTGTACTGCAACCGTTAACCCGTCCAAATCATCAATATCGGCAATACCAGTATCTGTATTTTGTGTCACAATAACCCTTTTAAAGTGGAAATATGGTTGGGAAAAAAGAAAATATTTCTCTCTTTCTTCTGTTTTGGAAACTGCTGGGAGGGCATCGAGAGCTCCTGATAGAGCCATATCATAGGCTTCCGGCCAGGTTAACCCTCTGGCAATTTCAAATTTTAGTCCTGTTCTCTCACTTATCAGGGAAAGGTAATCTGCGGTTATGCCTTTATATTCCCCATCCTCATCAAAAAACTCAAAGGGAACAAACTTCGGGTCTACCCCGAGCTGAATAAGAGGATGTTCCTCCATAAAGGTGATTTCACCCTGTGTCCAGCTAATCTTATTTTCTGCAATACTATTCTGCGAAAAACAGTAGTCTACTATTGTCACAGATAAGATTAAAGCAACAAACAATAAGGAAAGAATCTTTTTCACAGATATTCCCCTTCTATATTTCTATTTGCAATGACTAAATGACTGTATAATAAATATTTTACTACTAACTATATACACTGTTCTTACTTCACCTGGCATCAGGGTATAATATAAAATGTTTTATATTATACCCTGAAACCCTAAAGAAGCTCTGAAGGAAATTTTTTCCTGTTCAATATTGCTTCAAATTACAGCAATAATAAAAATACTTATTCAGCTTCTTTAATGGTAAATTTGTAACTTTTTTCACCAAAAATATTACAGACAGCAAGGATTTCTAATTCATCACCCTCTGCAGCCTCAGGAATAAAATAGAGAAAAGTTTGACTGTCCTCCAGTTGTTTAGAAATTTTTTGAACTATAATCTCTTTACCTTCATGGTGGACTGTTATGTTTTCAATAAAATGAACCGGGTCCCCGCCTACAATATGGGTAACCTCTACCGATAAAATATTGCTTTCTAAATTAAATTCAGCAACAATTTCACTTGGTGGATGTGCCATTGCTATGGCACCTGTTAAAAAGAATAATAAAAATACTATAAAGAATATTTTTTTCATTGAATTTTCCTCCTTATTAAAAATTAAATTATTTACA harbors:
- a CDS encoding transporter substrate-binding domain-containing protein — its product is MKKILSLLFVALILSVTIVDYCFSQNSIAENKISWTQGEITFMEEHPLIQLGVDPKFVPFEFFDEDGEYKGITADYLSLISERTGLKFEIARGLTWPEAYDMALSGALDALPAVSKTEEREKYFLFSQPYFHFKRVIVTQNTDTGIADIDDLDGLTVAVQRNSSHHSYLLSYPNINLSLYDSVEAALASVVSGTERVFVGNLATTDYLVRTNALTNLKFIAFEAEKEQALYFAVRQDWPELVSIIDKTLNSITEEEKIAITDNWIEFKAEIDYGPIWRAILIIGSILAGIMIVSFFWIIRLKKEIKRRHLIQIDL